CGAAGTCCTGGGCGATCTCGCACCCCGAGCGGTCCGCGCTGGTGCTGGCGCTGCCGTTCCGGGCGTTCGCCCGGCTGGCGCGCCCGGCGCTGGCCGCGCTGAACGCGTTCGCCAACGCCAGCCTGCGCCTGTGCAAGGTGCGCCCGGTCGACGAGCTGGCACAGGCGCACGGCCCCGCCGAGCTGCAGATGCTGCTGTCGGCCTCGGCCGAGCACGGCACGCTGCCCCCGGCCGACGAGCGGCTGCTGTCGGCGATGCTCACCCTCAACAACACCACGGTCGACTCGGTGATGATCCCGGCCGCCCGGATCGTGACGGTCGAGCGCCACGCCAGCGCCGCCCGGGTCGAGCACACCGCCCGCGAGCGAGGCCGTTCGCGGCTGGCCGTGACCGGCCCGGCCGGGGCGATCACCGGCATCGTGCACGTACGCGACGCGCTGAAGGCCACCACCGCCGGGCTCGACCTGACCGCGGGCGAACTGGCCACCCGGCCGCACCGGCTGCGGCCGGGGCAGAGCGTGATGTCGGCGATCCGCGGCATGCGCGAGCAGCGCGCGCAGGTGGCCCTCGTCACCGACCGCGGGACCACGGTCGGGCTGGTCGCGCTGGAGGATCTGCTGGAGCAGGTCATCGGCCAGTTCGACGACGAGACCGACCCCAT
The Catellatospora sp. IY07-71 DNA segment above includes these coding regions:
- a CDS encoding hemolysin family protein produces the protein MSTTTALTVSVLLLALNGFFVAAEFALVASKRHRLQQYADAGSRAARAAIAGTRELSLMLAGAQLGITLCSLGLGALAKPALADVLDPLLAAAGLPEQASYAIAFLLALALVVFLHMVVGEMAPKSWAISHPERSALVLALPFRAFARLARPALAALNAFANASLRLCKVRPVDELAQAHGPAELQMLLSASAEHGTLPPADERLLSAMLTLNNTTVDSVMIPAARIVTVERHASAARVEHTARERGRSRLAVTGPAGAITGIVHVRDALKATTAGLDLTAGELATRPHRLRPGQSVMSAIRGMREQRAQVALVTDRGTTVGLVALEDLLEQVIGQFDDETDPIIATHLSTQHTRR